In a genomic window of Candidatus Leptovillus gracilis:
- a CDS encoding ABC transporter permease subunit, whose translation MKKFSILLMLAPSLMVIILLFGGGLWLALRQSLGTVPGSGMSELSLEAYRRVFNDPAFGRSLLLTVWIAGVSTAVSTLLALIAALTLRRAFRGKRVAAFIFQSNLPIPHLVGAIGILFLFSQSGFLARLGHTLGLIQVPADFPALVFDPYAIGIILEYVWKSSVFMGIILLAAMQTIGEDYEQAAQTLGANQWQRWRFVLLPLLRPSILSASILVFAFTFGAFEVPLLLGARYPSALPVLAYRLYTDVDLNARPEAMALSIIIAALITMLILVYMQLSKSRP comes from the coding sequence ATGAAAAAGTTTTCAATCCTACTTATGCTTGCGCCCTCACTAATGGTGATCATTTTGCTGTTTGGAGGAGGGCTGTGGTTGGCGTTGCGGCAAAGTTTAGGTACTGTACCGGGTAGTGGGATGAGTGAATTGAGCTTGGAGGCGTATCGACGGGTGTTTAATGACCCGGCGTTTGGCCGTTCGTTGTTGTTGACGGTGTGGATTGCCGGGGTGAGTACGGCCGTATCCACCCTTCTCGCTCTTATTGCCGCCCTTACTTTGCGCCGCGCTTTTCGCGGCAAGCGCGTGGCGGCCTTTATCTTTCAATCCAACCTGCCCATTCCCCATCTGGTGGGGGCCATTGGCATCCTCTTTCTTTTTTCGCAGAGCGGCTTTCTGGCGCGGTTGGGACATACGCTGGGGCTAATTCAGGTTCCGGCCGATTTTCCGGCGCTGGTATTTGATCCGTATGCCATCGGCATTATTCTGGAATACGTGTGGAAGAGCAGTGTCTTTATGGGCATCATTTTGCTGGCGGCCATGCAAACCATTGGCGAAGATTATGAGCAAGCGGCGCAAACATTGGGGGCCAACCAGTGGCAACGATGGCGATTTGTGCTATTACCACTCTTACGCCCCAGCATCTTGTCGGCCTCCATTCTGGTTTTTGCCTTCACCTTTGGCGCGTTTGAAGTGCCGCTGTTGCTTGGCGCACGCTACCCATCCGCCCTTCCGGTGCTGGCCTACCGGCTCTACACCGATGTAGACCTGAATGCCCGGCCCGAAGCAATGGCGTTAAGCATCATCATCGCCGCGCTGATTACGATGTTGATTTTGGTTTACATGCAACTTTCTAAAAGCAGACCGTGA
- a CDS encoding tryptophan 7-halogenase has product MTTTNYDIAIIGSGIGGSALAAILARHGQRVVVFEAKAHPRFAIGESLILETSEMMRALAHFYDVPELAYFSTENFLPFAGTTHGIKRHFGFLHHQPGQPHDIRHTLQAVIPKEPHGHELHLYRQDTDYFMMSTAVAYGATIHQNTAVQDITLHDDYVTIIPAQGEPVTAQYVVDAGGFRSILAQKFGVRDFDLQTHARGMFTHMINVPCYHEIGGSQEQYGLPFRMSEGTLHHVFDGGWLWVIPFDNHAESTNPLCSVGLLLDPRQHPPRPELTAEEEFYAFIAHYPTIAAQFANARAVRDWTRAGRLQYTSTQVVGDRWALMGHAAGFIDPLYSKGLYTTLTAVFLLANRLLQAQETGDYSAAAFADVQTVTQNFVRSADRLVANSYRAFRDYRLWQVYAVMWLLGAYTELVKLNMMRAQAGDDRQAYVDQLVTLKLVGGGYAEFEAVAARVDGMMEGVDVADEAAVATAVAEINHIFRSLDWIADPFLALLDGKTYLPKNKLRLSLLKPGAGFMRSGAYKAHFFGDLTLRDLLVYGVQEKARYARPVLARRKKNGRAGDGERGRG; this is encoded by the coding sequence ATGACAACAACAAACTACGATATAGCCATCATCGGCTCTGGCATTGGCGGATCGGCGTTGGCGGCGATTTTGGCGCGGCATGGGCAGCGGGTGGTGGTGTTTGAGGCAAAGGCGCACCCGCGCTTTGCCATTGGCGAATCGCTGATTCTGGAAACGTCGGAGATGATGCGGGCGTTGGCTCATTTTTATGATGTGCCGGAGCTGGCTTACTTCAGCACGGAGAATTTCTTGCCGTTTGCCGGGACGACGCACGGCATCAAGCGGCACTTTGGCTTTTTGCACCATCAGCCCGGCCAACCGCATGATATTCGCCACACCTTGCAGGCGGTGATTCCCAAAGAGCCGCATGGCCATGAGCTGCACCTGTACCGGCAGGATACCGATTATTTCATGATGAGTACGGCCGTTGCCTACGGCGCCACCATCCACCAGAACACGGCCGTACAAGACATCACCCTCCACGACGATTACGTGACCATCATCCCGGCGCAAGGAGAGCCGGTGACAGCGCAATACGTCGTAGACGCGGGCGGCTTTCGCTCCATTCTGGCGCAAAAATTCGGCGTCCGCGATTTCGACCTGCAAACCCATGCCCGGGGGATGTTCACCCATATGATCAACGTCCCCTGCTACCATGAGATTGGCGGTTCGCAGGAGCAGTATGGTCTGCCCTTCCGCATGTCCGAAGGGACACTGCACCACGTTTTTGATGGCGGCTGGCTGTGGGTGATCCCGTTCGATAACCATGCCGAATCTACCAATCCGCTGTGCAGTGTGGGGCTGCTGCTCGACCCACGCCAGCACCCGCCGCGCCCGGAACTGACGGCCGAAGAGGAGTTCTATGCCTTCATCGCCCACTATCCCACCATTGCGGCGCAGTTTGCCAACGCCCGCGCCGTGCGCGATTGGACGCGGGCGGGCCGTCTGCAATACACCTCGACGCAAGTTGTGGGCGACCGCTGGGCGCTGATGGGGCACGCCGCCGGGTTTATTGACCCGCTGTACTCGAAGGGGCTGTATACGACGTTAACGGCCGTTTTCCTCCTCGCCAATCGCCTCCTGCAAGCCCAAGAAACGGGCGACTACTCGGCCGCCGCCTTTGCCGATGTGCAAACCGTGACGCAAAATTTCGTCCGCTCTGCCGACCGGCTGGTGGCGAACAGTTACCGCGCCTTCCGTGATTATCGGTTGTGGCAGGTGTATGCGGTGATGTGGCTGTTGGGCGCGTATACGGAATTGGTGAAGCTGAACATGATGCGGGCGCAAGCCGGTGATGACCGGCAGGCGTATGTGGACCAATTGGTGACGCTGAAGCTGGTGGGCGGGGGTTATGCCGAATTTGAGGCAGTGGCGGCGCGGGTGGATGGGATGATGGAGGGGGTGGATGTGGCCGATGAGGCGGCGGTGGCAACGGCCGTTGCCGAAATCAACCACATCTTCCGCTCGCTGGATTGGATTGCCGATCCGTTTTTGGCGTTGCTGGATGGCAAAACCTACCTGCCCAAGAACAAATTGCGCCTCAGTTTGCTCAAACCGGGGGCGGGCTTTATGCGGAGTGGGGCGTATAAGGCGCACTTTTTTGGCGATTTAACGCTGCGCGATTTGCTGGTCTATGGGGTGCAGGAGAAGGCGCGGTATGCGCGGCCGGTGTTGGCACGACGGAAGAAGAACGGGAGAGCGGGAGACGGGGAGAGGGGGAGAGGGTAG
- a CDS encoding DUF4184 family protein, with the protein MQTYSHGLITAVFGRKFSRDKRAALLAGSVAPDVPLGLLSVGYVLDRRFVRPHLPDKTRCSHTYNDPYFHNPWWIAAHNSLHAPLPLLALGLIGYGWRRTGWGNWLFWFAVGCAGHTAVDIFTHADDGPAVAFPLDWHTRFRSPISYWDTAHHGRTFRLLEHLLDLLLIAYLLWKRL; encoded by the coding sequence GTGCAGACGTATTCGCATGGGTTGATAACGGCCGTTTTCGGGCGCAAATTCTCTCGTGATAAGCGGGCGGCTTTGCTGGCTGGCTCCGTTGCGCCGGATGTGCCGTTGGGCTTGCTCAGTGTGGGCTATGTGCTGGATCGGCGGTTTGTGCGCCCCCATTTGCCCGACAAAACGCGCTGTAGCCACACCTATAACGACCCCTACTTCCACAATCCGTGGTGGATTGCCGCGCACAACAGCTTGCACGCCCCCCTGCCCCTGCTGGCGTTGGGGCTGATTGGCTACGGCTGGCGGCGTACCGGCTGGGGGAATTGGCTCTTTTGGTTTGCGGTGGGTTGTGCCGGGCATACGGCCGTAGACATCTTCACCCACGCCGACGACGGACCAGCAGTCGCCTTTCCCCTCGATTGGCACACCCGCTTTCGCTCTCCCATCAGCTATTGGGACACCGCCCATCACGGCCGTACCTTCCGCCTGTTGGAGCATCTGCTGGATCTGTTGCTAATCGCCTATTTACTCTGGAAACGGTTATGA
- a CDS encoding ABC transporter permease, which translates to MGRLGDRETRRWGDVLPFSRSPRLPFSPSPVLLVFILLGVVAPLVPLVIWSFAHRWFFPAVLPTEWSWRAWAYLASPASQVNKAMVNSVTVALAVTALSALIGLPAGRALGLYEFRGKTAVLFLILAPAIMPMIAVVMGIHIAFLRVGLADTWLGVVLVHLVPVMPYMVLVLTAAFANYDLDYEGQARTLGARPLQVFRHITLPAIWPGLMVGSLFAFLISWSQYLLTLIIGGGQMITLPVLLFAFANSGDNAITAALSLLFIAPALLLFLLTARYLTGRNVAMV; encoded by the coding sequence ATGGGGAGACTTGGAGACAGGGAGACAAGGAGATGGGGAGACGTTCTCCCGTTCTCCCGTTCTCCCCGTCTCCCGTTCTCCCCGTCTCCCGTTCTCCTTGTCTTCATTCTGCTCGGTGTAGTCGCGCCCCTTGTGCCGCTGGTCATCTGGTCGTTTGCCCATCGTTGGTTTTTCCCGGCCGTTCTACCAACCGAATGGAGTTGGCGGGCGTGGGCGTATCTGGCTTCGCCAGCCTCGCAGGTGAACAAGGCGATGGTCAACAGCGTGACGGTGGCGCTGGCGGTGACGGCGCTATCGGCGCTGATTGGCTTGCCCGCTGGTCGGGCATTGGGCTTGTATGAGTTTCGCGGCAAAACGGCCGTCCTCTTCCTCATCCTCGCCCCGGCCATCATGCCCATGATCGCCGTTGTGATGGGCATCCACATCGCCTTTTTGCGCGTAGGGCTGGCCGACACCTGGCTGGGCGTGGTGTTGGTGCATTTGGTGCCGGTCATGCCCTACATGGTGCTGGTGCTGACGGCCGCTTTTGCCAACTACGACCTCGATTATGAAGGGCAAGCGCGAACCTTGGGCGCACGGCCGTTACAGGTTTTCCGTCACATCACCCTGCCCGCTATTTGGCCGGGGCTGATGGTCGGCTCGCTGTTCGCCTTCCTCATCTCGTGGAGCCAATACCTGCTGACGCTGATCATCGGCGGCGGGCAGATGATTACCCTGCCGGTGCTGCTCTTTGCCTTCGCCAACAGCGGCGACAATGCGATTACGGCCGCGCTGAGTTTGCTTTTTATTGCCCCGGCGCTGCTGCTCTTTTTGTTGACGGCGCGGTATCTCACGGGGCGAAATGTGGCGATGGTTTGA
- a CDS encoding ABC transporter ATP-binding protein, producing the protein MPGGQITALLGPSGCGKTTALKMIAGLLTPTSGDILFEGRSILPIPAEQRGAVMVFQNHLLFPHMSVADNVAFGLKMRGETKAVIERRVAEMLELVRLPGYGRRQPHQLSGGQKQRVALARALIVQPKVLLLDEPLSNLDAHLRNEMRDLIFNLQRQLGITTIVVTHDQEEAVILADRIALMFDGVLQQVGEPNDFYERPYTEPIARFFGGVNFIPGHKQGARVETSLGVFRADDGDHLPDGPVKLTIRPENIQFSQGPQGENSIPGSILSHVYAGTHTRFKIATDDVALPPLEVVADATSQRRHRDNEKVHMHLPTAKIWLLPNEKGADE; encoded by the coding sequence ATGCCGGGCGGGCAGATTACGGCGTTGTTGGGGCCGTCGGGCTGTGGCAAGACGACGGCGTTGAAGATGATTGCCGGATTGCTGACCCCCACCAGCGGCGACATTTTGTTCGAAGGCCGTTCCATCCTGCCCATCCCCGCCGAGCAACGAGGCGCAGTGATGGTCTTCCAAAACCACCTGCTCTTTCCCCACATGAGCGTCGCCGACAATGTGGCCTTTGGCCTAAAAATGCGCGGCGAGACCAAAGCGGTGATTGAGCGGCGCGTGGCCGAGATGTTGGAGTTGGTGCGTTTGCCCGGTTACGGCCGTCGCCAACCCCATCAGCTCTCCGGCGGGCAAAAGCAGCGGGTGGCGTTGGCGCGGGCGCTCATCGTCCAGCCCAAAGTGCTATTGCTCGATGAGCCGCTCTCCAATCTGGACGCCCATCTGCGCAACGAAATGCGCGACCTCATCTTTAACCTCCAGCGGCAGTTGGGCATCACGACCATCGTCGTCACCCATGATCAGGAGGAGGCGGTGATTTTGGCTGACCGCATCGCCCTGATGTTTGACGGCGTGTTACAGCAGGTGGGCGAGCCGAATGATTTTTACGAACGGCCGTACACCGAACCCATCGCGCGTTTCTTTGGCGGCGTCAACTTCATTCCCGGCCATAAACAGGGAGCGCGGGTAGAAACCAGTCTGGGTGTATTTCGGGCAGACGACGGCGACCATCTGCCCGATGGCCCCGTTAAGCTAACCATTCGGCCCGAAAACATACAATTTAGCCAAGGCCCCCAAGGTGAAAACAGCATACCGGGTTCCATTCTGAGCCATGTGTACGCCGGAACACACACCCGCTTCAAAATTGCCACGGACGATGTGGCCTTGCCACCGCTGGAAGTGGTGGCTGATGCCACCAGTCAACGGCGCCATCGAGATAACGAGAAAGTCCATATGCACTTGCCGACAGCCAAAATTTGGCTGTTGCCCAATGAGAAGGGAGCCGATGAATAG
- a CDS encoding SDR family NAD(P)-dependent oxidoreductase produces MNREKTILITGATSGIGLELARLYARQSGRLVLVGRRPLSELSDPLFTAATYCQADLAQAECAEQIASFLAAQRLDRLDLLIHNAGVGYYGDIAAQSAASIDELLAVNLLAPIRLTYALYPLLRAARGKVAFISTAATAVPTADYAVYGATKAALEGFARSLRVEWQGQIAVQTIRPGATATPMHAKLGIPLEKMDWRKFPSAEETAVQIARAIKPNKRQATIGLNNQLLTFAGRNGRVVLDPLLRRQGERETRRTGERENGRRSSRLLVSLSPCLITGAADGIGRALAWEFGRAGYAVIGVDVDATRAAVTAAELQQAGLTAHFITADLSKDDDLARLVEEIRPFAPLQCLIHNAGISAVGRFEQVELAAQERVIVVNLRAPLQLTAMLAREGLLTDDVTVGLLSSLSHYASYPGAAVYAASKDGVAHYARSLAVAWPPAHTLTVFPGPTRTAHARRYSPDNSREAKRMPPEQVAEVIVRGVRNGRRRIIPGVGNQVLAVAGHLFPRLLEWSMKKAILEKLDENGRTGDKEMGR; encoded by the coding sequence ATGAATAGAGAAAAAACTATTTTGATCACCGGAGCGACTAGCGGAATTGGGTTGGAATTGGCGCGGTTGTATGCGCGGCAAAGTGGGCGGCTGGTATTGGTGGGGCGACGGCCGTTGTCCGAATTGAGCGATCCCCTGTTTACGGCCGCTACGTATTGCCAAGCCGACCTCGCGCAAGCGGAATGTGCTGAGCAAATCGCCAGCTTTTTGGCCGCACAAAGGCTTGATCGGCTCGATCTGCTCATCCACAATGCCGGTGTGGGCTATTACGGCGACATCGCCGCCCAATCGGCCGCCAGCATAGATGAACTGTTGGCGGTCAATCTGCTCGCGCCTATTCGCCTGACGTATGCGCTCTATCCGCTGCTGCGGGCGGCGCGGGGTAAAGTGGCTTTCATCAGCACGGCGGCAACGGCCGTTCCCACTGCCGATTATGCCGTGTATGGGGCTACCAAAGCGGCGCTCGAAGGGTTTGCCCGCTCCCTGCGCGTGGAGTGGCAGGGGCAAATTGCGGTGCAAACCATCCGCCCCGGCGCAACCGCTACCCCCATGCACGCCAAATTGGGCATCCCGCTGGAGAAGATGGATTGGCGCAAATTCCCCTCCGCTGAGGAAACGGCCGTCCAGATCGCCCGCGCCATCAAGCCAAACAAACGGCAGGCCACCATCGGCCTGAATAATCAACTGCTGACGTTTGCGGGGCGGAACGGCCGTGTTGTCCTCGACCCGCTTTTGAGAAGACAAGGAGAACGGGAGACTAGGAGAACGGGAGAACGGGAGAACGGGAGAAGGTCTTCCCGTCTCCTTGTCTCCTTGTCTCCTTGTCTTATTACTGGGGCGGCGGATGGCATTGGCCGGGCATTGGCGTGGGAATTTGGCCGCGCCGGGTATGCGGTGATTGGGGTGGATGTAGACGCAACACGAGCGGCAGTGACGGCGGCGGAACTGCAACAGGCGGGGCTGACGGCGCACTTTATCACGGCCGATTTAAGTAAGGATGATGATTTGGCGCGGCTGGTGGAAGAGATACGGCCGTTTGCCCCCCTGCAATGCCTCATCCACAACGCCGGTATCAGCGCCGTCGGCCGGTTTGAGCAGGTTGAGTTAGCCGCGCAAGAGCGGGTCATCGTTGTGAACTTACGCGCTCCTTTGCAGTTAACGGCGATGTTGGCGCGGGAAGGGTTGCTGACTGATGATGTCACTGTCGGCTTGTTGTCGTCGTTGTCCCATTACGCCAGCTATCCGGGAGCGGCCGTGTACGCCGCCAGCAAAGATGGGGTCGCCCATTATGCCCGCTCGCTTGCCGTCGCTTGGCCGCCAGCCCACACGCTGACCGTCTTTCCCGGCCCCACACGCACCGCCCACGCCCGCCGCTACAGCCCCGACAACAGCCGGGAAGCGAAGCGAATGCCGCCAGAGCAGGTGGCTGAGGTAATTGTGCGCGGGGTACGGAACGGCCGTCGCCGCATCATTCCCGGCGTGGGCAATCAGGTATTGGCCGTGGCGGGGCATCTATTCCCCCGCCTGCTGGAGTGGAGCATGAAGAAGGCGATTTTGGAGAAACTGGATGAGAATGGGAGAACGGGAGACAAGGAGATGGGGAGATGA
- a CDS encoding CDP-alcohol phosphatidyltransferase family protein, translated as MIDEQMRLVKEKVFAPVARRFLGVRPWVFSLLGLLMGVAAAVALWQQIYWLGMLFWFLNRAFDALDGSVARMAGEQSDFGGYLDILLDFATYALIPMGLALGRPLPENLIVLSFLLATFYVNAASWMYLAAILEKSRHIPGHRLTTVTMPTGIIGGTETIIFYTVFILFPAWLFWLFSLMALLTALTVVQRLIWAARHV; from the coding sequence ATGATTGATGAGCAGATGCGGTTGGTGAAGGAGAAGGTGTTTGCGCCGGTGGCACGGCGGTTTTTGGGTGTGCGTCCGTGGGTGTTTTCCCTGTTGGGTTTATTGATGGGCGTGGCGGCGGCGGTGGCCTTGTGGCAACAGATTTATTGGTTGGGAATGCTGTTTTGGTTTTTGAATCGGGCGTTTGATGCGCTGGATGGTTCGGTGGCGCGGATGGCCGGGGAGCAGAGTGATTTTGGCGGTTATCTGGATATTTTGCTCGATTTTGCCACCTATGCGCTGATTCCGATGGGGCTGGCTCTGGGACGGCCGTTGCCGGAAAACCTCATCGTCCTCAGCTTTTTACTGGCGACGTTCTATGTCAACGCCGCCTCGTGGATGTATCTGGCGGCCATTCTGGAAAAAAGCCGCCACATCCCCGGTCATCGGTTGACAACGGTGACCATGCCCACTGGTATCATCGGCGGCACAGAAACGATTATCTTTTACACTGTGTTTATCCTCTTTCCCGCCTGGCTGTTCTGGCTTTTTAGCCTGATGGCGTTGCTGACCGCCCTGACGGTCGTGCAGCGGCTCATCTGGGCGGCACGGCATGTTTGA
- a CDS encoding redoxin domain-containing protein: MAHQAEFVTLQANVVTISFGTAYWSQVWLQETGSPFPFLIDADRVAYHAYGLESSVFRSWSPANLWYYTRAVMQKRETFGKRGNPHQLGGDFIIDPQGIVRLAHPSREPTDRPSLNEVWRALQQINAQLG, translated from the coding sequence GTGGCACATCAGGCAGAATTTGTGACATTGCAGGCCAATGTTGTGACCATCTCGTTCGGCACGGCGTATTGGTCGCAGGTCTGGTTGCAGGAAACAGGCTCCCCTTTCCCGTTTTTAATAGATGCGGATCGCGTGGCTTACCATGCCTACGGGCTGGAATCTTCCGTGTTCCGCTCGTGGAGCCCGGCCAATTTATGGTATTACACAAGGGCTGTCATGCAAAAGCGGGAAACGTTTGGCAAGCGGGGCAACCCGCATCAATTGGGCGGCGATTTCATCATTGACCCGCAGGGTATTGTGCGGCTGGCGCATCCCAGCCGGGAGCCGACGGATCGGCCGTCGCTGAACGAGGTGTGGCGCGCACTACAACAAATCAACGCGCAATTGGGTTGA
- a CDS encoding GNAT family N-acetyltransferase, with protein sequence MLDEKLFGIYVDGELRGVACIEVPQAKHSFGKTLAFVVESIKPVFKMSLRRFILLNNYMKTTLSSRPEDPHHYLVLIGVDPALQKQGAGRALLDHTHQLVKSNSNSIGIGLDTENHQNVPFYEHFGYELTGTELLDLQTGDAPRL encoded by the coding sequence TTGCTCGATGAAAAGTTATTTGGCATTTATGTTGATGGTGAACTGCGAGGTGTGGCATGTATTGAAGTCCCACAAGCCAAACATAGCTTTGGAAAAACATTGGCCTTCGTGGTTGAATCCATAAAACCGGTCTTCAAAATGTCACTTCGAAGATTCATTCTCCTTAATAACTATATGAAAACAACGCTCTCATCACGTCCGGAAGATCCTCATCACTACCTCGTTCTTATCGGGGTTGATCCTGCACTGCAAAAACAGGGTGCGGGGCGCGCTCTTCTGGACCATACTCACCAACTTGTGAAAAGCAACTCAAATTCAATAGGGATTGGATTGGATACGGAAAACCACCAGAATGTTCCGTTTTATGAACATTTCGGTTATGAACTGACTGGAACGGAATTGCTTGACCTGCAAACAGGAGACGCGCCACGTTTGTGA
- a CDS encoding dihydrofolate reductase family protein, producing MRKVIVLEHISLDGVIQAPGGPDEDTSGGFTYGGWIAPYSDAILGTALRKQMNMPFDLLLGRKTFDIWAPYWPQHADIWPGVNTATKYVVSNTMTSSEWQPSVFLTGDIAEKVAEIKRQHGPDLHVWGSGHLIQTLIKHDLVDVFWLMIYPITLGVGKRLFADGTVPMAFKVTESKVTPNGVIVVNYEREGAITTGS from the coding sequence ATGAGAAAAGTTATTGTGCTTGAACATATCTCCCTTGATGGTGTCATACAAGCCCCAGGCGGGCCAGACGAAGATACCAGCGGCGGCTTCACGTATGGCGGGTGGATAGCGCCATACTCCGACGCGATTCTCGGAACAGCCCTAAGAAAGCAGATGAACATGCCGTTCGACCTGTTGTTAGGACGCAAAACCTTTGATATTTGGGCGCCGTACTGGCCGCAACATGCAGACATATGGCCTGGCGTCAACACGGCGACCAAGTACGTCGTCTCGAATACCATGACGTCTAGCGAATGGCAGCCGTCCGTGTTTTTAACCGGAGATATTGCCGAAAAGGTCGCCGAAATTAAACGACAGCATGGGCCGGATTTGCACGTTTGGGGAAGTGGTCATCTCATTCAGACGCTCATCAAGCATGATTTGGTTGATGTGTTCTGGCTCATGATATATCCGATAACGTTGGGCGTTGGTAAGCGGTTGTTTGCCGATGGCACGGTCCCGATGGCGTTCAAGGTGACGGAAAGCAAAGTGACCCCCAATGGCGTCATTGTTGTGAATTATGAGCGTGAAGGCGCAATCACCACCGGAAGTTGA
- a CDS encoding DUF2200 domain-containing protein — MPKHRIFTTKFAGVYPLYIQKAERKNRTKEEVDQIIYWLTGYNQAGLQEQIEQENDFETFFAQAPSIHPSSSLIKGVVCGVRVEEIEDPLMQKIRYLDKLIDELSKGKTMEKILRQ; from the coding sequence ATGCCTAAACATCGAATTTTCACGACAAAATTTGCCGGGGTATATCCGTTATATATTCAAAAAGCGGAACGCAAGAATCGTACGAAAGAAGAAGTTGATCAAATCATCTACTGGTTGACTGGCTATAACCAGGCGGGATTACAGGAGCAAATCGAACAGGAAAATGATTTTGAAACCTTTTTTGCCCAAGCACCATCCATTCATCCCAGTAGTTCGCTTATCAAAGGTGTAGTGTGTGGTGTTCGCGTGGAAGAAATAGAAGATCCGCTGATGCAAAAAATACGCTATTTAGACAAGCTGATTGATGAACTTTCAAAAGGGAAAACGATGGAGAAGATTCTCCGGCAATAG
- a CDS encoding AlkZ family DNA glycosylase — MTTTEIGRQRLAQQRLAHNQFQTPEEVVAWLGAVQAQDYPGTLWSLGLRLQPTTERVIEQAFDEGRILRTHVMRPTWHFVTPADIRWLLALTAPRVNAVNGYRVRQLELDDDQFSRSQAVIVKTLQGGRTRTRAELGAVLTEAGIGVQGQRLAYIMMRAELDAVVCSGPRRNKQFTYALLDERAPQSRSLPRDEALAELTRRYFTGHGPAAVSDFVWWSGLTTADARAGLSAVAADLVHMVVGGETYYFSPTMPPAFPSETAFLLPMFDEFWLGYTSADRTRRGGPEKVQNAMTRPSVVINGQNAGSWQRTFKQKTAVIEFTASIPLTPAQETAVAAAAQRYGAFVGLPVMLINM; from the coding sequence TTGACAACAACAGAGATAGGCCGCCAACGGTTGGCCCAGCAGCGGCTGGCACACAATCAATTTCAAACCCCAGAAGAGGTGGTGGCCTGGTTGGGCGCCGTCCAGGCCCAGGATTACCCGGGTACTCTGTGGTCGCTTGGTCTGCGCCTGCAGCCGACCACAGAGCGCGTCATCGAGCAGGCGTTCGACGAAGGCCGGATTTTACGCACCCATGTCATGCGCCCTACCTGGCATTTTGTCACGCCCGCCGACATCCGTTGGCTCCTGGCGCTTACGGCCCCGCGCGTCAACGCTGTCAACGGTTACCGGGTGCGCCAGCTTGAACTGGACGATGACCAGTTCAGCCGCAGCCAGGCCGTCATCGTCAAAACTTTGCAGGGCGGCCGCACACGTACCAGGGCTGAACTGGGCGCTGTGCTGACAGAAGCTGGTATCGGCGTACAAGGTCAGCGGCTGGCTTACATCATGATGCGGGCAGAATTGGATGCAGTGGTATGCAGTGGTCCCAGGCGGAATAAACAATTCACCTATGCCCTGCTGGATGAACGCGCCCCCCAGTCCCGCAGCTTGCCGCGGGATGAAGCGTTGGCTGAACTGACCCGGCGCTACTTCACCGGTCATGGACCGGCGGCCGTGTCAGATTTTGTGTGGTGGTCGGGCTTAACAACGGCCGACGCCCGGGCCGGTCTGTCTGCGGTCGCAGCGGACCTGGTCCACATGGTAGTCGGCGGCGAGACCTATTACTTCTCGCCGACTATGCCGCCTGCCTTTCCTTCTGAGACGGCTTTCCTGCTGCCCATGTTTGACGAATTCTGGCTGGGCTACACGTCTGCCGACCGCACCCGCCGAGGCGGCCCGGAAAAGGTGCAGAATGCCATGACCCGGCCTTCTGTGGTGATCAACGGTCAAAATGCAGGCAGTTGGCAGCGCACATTTAAGCAGAAAACGGCCGTTATCGAATTCACTGCATCCATCCCCCTTACCCCTGCCCAAGAAACGGCCGTGGCCGCCGCCGCTCAGCGTTATGGCGCGTTTGTCGGTTTGCCTGTTATGCTCATCAATATGTAA
- a CDS encoding PadR family transcriptional regulator — MSLHHAILGLLSVMPMTGYDLKTQAFDESVTHFWQADQSQIYRSLSKMEEDGWLTYDLEVQDGRPNRKVYHLTTDGRTELDRWLRMAQPLPVNREAFLVQLFFGWTLTNQTLLELVAGQRAGHAARLAEFAQIPMPPLEDPQIDRMRTLWRLTLELGMAIERTYLDWLDQCTAVITNLPEADKAKPQA; from the coding sequence ATGTCGTTACACCACGCCATCCTGGGTCTTTTGTCCGTTATGCCGATGACGGGCTATGACCTGAAAACGCAAGCGTTTGACGAATCGGTAACCCATTTCTGGCAGGCCGACCAGTCGCAAATTTACCGCAGCCTTAGCAAAATGGAGGAGGACGGCTGGCTGACTTATGATCTGGAAGTGCAAGACGGCCGTCCCAACCGCAAGGTGTACCATCTGACCACGGACGGGCGAACGGAGCTGGACCGCTGGCTGCGCATGGCACAGCCGCTGCCAGTGAATCGGGAAGCGTTTCTGGTGCAGTTGTTCTTCGGCTGGACGCTGACCAACCAGACCTTGCTGGAACTGGTGGCCGGGCAGCGGGCGGGGCACGCGGCGCGGCTGGCCGAATTCGCGCAGATCCCCATGCCGCCGCTGGAAGACCCGCAGATTGATCGGATGCGCACGCTGTGGCGGCTGACGCTGGAGTTGGGCATGGCGATTGAGCGAACGTATCTGGATTGGCTGGATCAATGTACGGCCGTTATTACCAACCTGCCGGAGGCAGATAAAGCTAAACCACAAGCATAA